From Providencia sp. R33, a single genomic window includes:
- a CDS encoding ATP-binding protein, producing the protein MKRFMSLELPPEPIINSSCVRKRLKNSICDNCADSCPVNAISFSHMDAKIDNELCFQCGNCLFSCPVDAIENISPHERTYQQNYLVVHHDEPVATTEELIVWHKQYQIRGIQIAEPLVDKWLPTLAALNLKLKTLQEPVWQLRIEQPPAVDSGRRMMLFRQKLDQKPLDKGQVKTGLNARKQFYPEDSWFRIALDSESCILCGACAKVCDENAIQIGDNQFVLDEKRCTGCMSCQVVCFPESIQVHAHTAKHSEPTVFHYYDAKCHTCHLPFFSWKENVQTCPICSQHKKQGWL; encoded by the coding sequence ATGAAACGTTTTATGAGTCTAGAGCTTCCTCCTGAACCCATAATTAATAGCAGTTGTGTGAGAAAGCGTCTTAAAAACAGTATTTGTGATAACTGTGCGGACAGTTGCCCAGTAAATGCTATCTCCTTTAGTCACATGGACGCCAAAATTGATAATGAACTTTGTTTCCAATGTGGCAACTGTCTTTTTTCTTGCCCTGTTGATGCAATTGAAAATATATCGCCTCACGAACGCACCTATCAACAGAATTACTTAGTGGTTCACCATGATGAACCTGTTGCAACGACGGAAGAACTTATTGTTTGGCATAAACAATATCAAATTCGAGGTATTCAAATTGCGGAGCCATTGGTTGATAAATGGCTACCCACCTTAGCGGCACTTAACCTCAAATTAAAAACACTGCAAGAGCCTGTCTGGCAGCTGCGGATCGAACAACCTCCTGCGGTTGATAGTGGGCGCCGCATGATGCTATTTCGCCAAAAGTTAGATCAAAAACCACTGGATAAAGGGCAGGTAAAAACAGGGCTTAATGCTCGGAAACAATTCTACCCAGAAGACAGTTGGTTTCGGATTGCACTCGATAGCGAAAGCTGTATTTTGTGTGGAGCATGCGCGAAAGTATGTGATGAAAATGCGATACAAATTGGTGATAATCAGTTTGTTTTAGATGAAAAGCGTTGTACGGGGTGCATGAGTTGCCAAGTAGTGTGTTTTCCAGAATCAATTCAAGTTCATGCGCACACAGCCAAACATAGTGAACCGACAGTATTTCACTACTATGATGCAAAATGCCACACCTGCCATTTACCGTTTTTTTCTTGGAAAGAGAA
- a CDS encoding C80 family cysteine peptidase, producing the protein MITNNTSVNEFNSKDFFILEYILGAKPLAGEKSETTKNINHWVNPIDLFDLLKKVNSEWVKVENKSQYDFNVIIQLGEDKTVATSIAKLISKYNKTIVMQLELSSHQWKVLHGDINVKPEGKIRWIAVGHGKYLGKNQETLFEGYNSKIFVDALKHIKNNILKNHQPDKIVLAGCELGRGGPSENFTFRTGVELAKHGIYLPIVGYSREISITKMGKKKISTSGFSSEVFSTKPYRLEIWINPDEQQVFINEKIAALYFIDELKNGELDIWQLMKDSNSTALDVLRDNMDDIDIELVKTIAYNERAYEIFKSKLVGDLTNFRKELIADFSNLGIREAPLWPMINVNPINDGSNRKFEDLTVIFRSGNGITGKIYAEKLASSDPNNTVAFQIDPNTMQFFIEYGDIGNLDTLSSQQWVIIDNIRSEPSFIQNLANSIDVAKNRYLLRKPENISVYLTDKKSFLDLEDKFEFTQQLAIRLKEKGINSNVNLEIYFDDERKLMFLLENIAINNIKKEDININRYAYLKGYFTLEDGNVDYEKINIAIYDPIVSKKVNQYFRESTGQEGFERWNANFEDEPNVSLKQQAIELKEVLKFISLQPERINYLSKPSVNRLSELFPAEGGFNYSDVLKLINDPVKLDDYNKDIENFLISYIEIKIPFGDKKSLGEEFKYVFDLKGKQNIKFSALLKILNKNSLKATVRKVESPIFYDDSINFLYILSDCDSLQEEEGSVKKHLNSLKHLMRRDALNEVTLDEKFILDQYRELYEKKSVILESMTENIDSQTHTAMINNIKNDQFIYFQADSEIYTIVSYNRDGIFYISLSDTAGVEITVSDADLVVAKGRLLDIFTRFINNEVDLDNEKSITRGDGVEFNRKVGEHLYGEVQIINTKSASFKNVRDAITVELDSLFEPVEISVIDDFEIIFGEQQTTLKKLRDIGANINGEPLNSKHTQQQNWKEHINFDEQKLTAKLAMIKNETEGIELASILMNSLSESDYENYISSGTTIQNQALLKEQLSIIYSSKVNESTISKETIHKLQKTGMKLPIYNRVANSVGQGIGGIGIFLTINNVYQLIDELDNPNLTEQERAELQKNLDLACANAFFNYGDMVIWCYSQSYLS; encoded by the coding sequence GTGATAACTAATAATACAAGTGTTAATGAATTTAATAGCAAAGATTTTTTTATTCTGGAGTATATTTTAGGTGCTAAACCCCTTGCAGGAGAGAAATCAGAAACAACAAAGAACATTAACCATTGGGTTAACCCAATAGATTTGTTTGATTTATTAAAGAAAGTAAATAGTGAATGGGTGAAAGTTGAAAATAAATCTCAATATGATTTTAATGTTATTATTCAATTAGGGGAGGATAAAACAGTTGCAACTTCAATTGCTAAGCTTATTTCAAAATATAATAAAACTATCGTAATGCAACTTGAACTAAGTAGTCATCAATGGAAAGTCCTTCATGGTGATATTAATGTCAAGCCCGAAGGGAAAATACGTTGGATTGCAGTTGGTCATGGTAAGTATTTAGGTAAAAACCAAGAGACACTTTTTGAAGGTTATAATTCTAAGATATTTGTTGATGCTCTAAAACATATAAAAAATAATATATTAAAAAATCATCAACCAGATAAAATTGTATTGGCAGGATGTGAATTGGGTCGTGGTGGGCCCAGTGAAAATTTTACGTTTCGTACGGGGGTTGAATTAGCTAAGCACGGGATATACTTGCCTATTGTTGGCTATAGCCGAGAAATTTCCATAACGAAAATGGGTAAGAAAAAAATTAGTACATCTGGTTTTTCCAGTGAGGTGTTTTCAACAAAACCGTATCGACTAGAAATATGGATAAACCCAGATGAGCAACAAGTTTTTATTAATGAAAAAATCGCAGCTTTGTATTTTATCGATGAGTTAAAAAATGGCGAATTAGATATATGGCAGCTGATGAAAGATAGTAATTCAACAGCGTTAGATGTATTGAGAGACAACATGGATGATATTGATATTGAGCTAGTGAAAACAATTGCATACAATGAGAGGGCATATGAAATTTTCAAGTCAAAACTTGTTGGTGACCTAACTAATTTTAGAAAGGAGCTTATAGCAGACTTTAGTAATTTGGGTATTAGAGAAGCACCATTATGGCCAATGATAAATGTTAATCCAATCAATGATGGAAGCAATCGGAAATTTGAAGATTTAACAGTTATTTTTCGGTCAGGAAATGGGATAACGGGAAAAATATATGCTGAAAAATTAGCATCATCAGACCCAAATAATACCGTGGCATTTCAGATAGACCCAAATACAATGCAGTTTTTTATTGAATATGGGGATATAGGAAATCTTGATACATTATCATCTCAACAATGGGTTATCATTGATAATATTCGTTCTGAACCTTCTTTTATACAGAATTTAGCTAATTCTATTGATGTTGCTAAGAATAGGTACCTACTTAGGAAACCTGAAAATATCTCAGTTTATTTAACAGATAAAAAATCATTTTTAGATTTAGAGGATAAGTTTGAATTTACACAACAACTGGCTATAAGATTAAAAGAAAAAGGAATAAATTCAAATGTTAATTTGGAAATATACTTTGATGATGAACGAAAACTTATGTTTTTATTGGAAAATATAGCAATAAATAATATCAAAAAAGAAGATATTAATATAAATCGCTATGCTTATTTAAAGGGTTATTTTACATTAGAAGATGGCAACGTTGATTATGAAAAAATTAATATTGCAATTTATGACCCAATAGTGAGTAAGAAAGTAAATCAATATTTTAGAGAGTCAACTGGACAGGAGGGTTTTGAAAGGTGGAATGCTAATTTTGAAGATGAACCGAATGTTAGTCTTAAACAGCAAGCCATAGAGTTAAAAGAAGTTTTAAAATTCATAAGCTTACAACCAGAAAGGATCAATTATTTAAGCAAGCCTTCTGTTAATCGTTTGTCTGAATTATTCCCTGCTGAAGGTGGATTTAACTACTCAGATGTTCTTAAATTAATTAATGACCCAGTAAAATTAGATGACTATAATAAAGACATAGAAAATTTCTTAATAAGCTATATTGAAATAAAAATACCATTCGGCGATAAAAAATCACTAGGCGAAGAATTCAAATATGTTTTTGATTTGAAAGGCAAACAGAACATTAAATTCTCGGCACTATTGAAAATATTGAATAAAAATAGCTTGAAAGCTACAGTGAGAAAAGTGGAATCACCTATTTTTTATGATGATAGTATTAATTTTTTATATATTCTAAGTGATTGTGATTCATTGCAGGAAGAGGAAGGTAGTGTTAAAAAACATTTAAATTCATTAAAACATTTAATGCGAAGAGATGCTCTAAATGAAGTGACATTAGACGAGAAATTTATACTTGACCAATATCGGGAGTTATACGAAAAAAAGAGTGTTATTTTAGAATCGATGACGGAAAACATTGATAGTCAAACACATACTGCAATGATAAATAATATAAAAAACGATCAGTTCATTTATTTTCAGGCTGATAGTGAAATTTATACGATAGTAAGTTATAACCGTGATGGAATATTTTATATTTCACTATCTGATACTGCTGGTGTTGAAATTACAGTTAGCGATGCTGATTTAGTCGTCGCGAAGGGAAGGTTATTAGATATATTTACACGATTTATTAACAATGAGGTAGATTTGGATAATGAAAAATCTATTACAAGGGGAGATGGTGTAGAGTTTAACCGTAAAGTAGGCGAGCATCTCTATGGTGAAGTACAAATTATAAATACTAAAAGCGCGTCTTTTAAAAATGTACGAGATGCAATAACCGTAGAGCTAGACTCCCTATTTGAGCCGGTTGAAATTTCAGTTATTGATGATTTTGAAATTATATTTGGTGAGCAGCAAACAACACTAAAAAAACTTAGAGATATAGGGGCGAATATAAATGGTGAACCATTAAATTCAAAACATACCCAACAACAAAATTGGAAAGAGCATATTAATTTTGATGAGCAAAAACTTACTGCTAAGCTCGCAATGATAAAAAACGAGACTGAAGGTATTGAATTAGCATCAATATTAATGAATAGTTTGAGCGAATCAGATTATGAAAATTATATTTCAAGTGGAACGACAATACAAAATCAAGCGCTATTGAAAGAGCAACTTTCGATTATTTACAGTTCAAAAGTTAATGAATCTACTATTTCTAAGGAGACGATTCATAAACTACAAAAAACGGGAATGAAGTTGCCTATTTACAATAGAGTTGCTAACTCTGTTGGTCAAGGTATTGGAGGTATAGGAATATTTCTTACTATTAATAATGTATATCAACTAATCGATGAATTAGATAATCCGAATCTGACAGAGCAGGAAAGGGCTGAATTACAAAAAAACCTTGATTTGGCTTGTGCAAATGCTTTCTTTAATTATGGTGATATGGTGATATGGTGTTACAGCCAATCTTACTTAAGTTAG
- a CDS encoding iron-containing alcohol dehydrogenase produces the protein MNNFEFYNPTRIVFGDGKISELDRLIPENAKVLILFGGESARKTGTLDEVEQALGSRQFSLFGGIEANPRYETLIKAVDKIEKEGFDFLLAVGGGSVIDGVKFVAAAVNYPGDKWEVVTKGGTTIQTALPFGAVLTLPATGSEMNKGSVITREEIHSKLAFMSDKVFPQFSILDPVKTYTLPPRQISNGVVDAFVHVIEQYLTYPVNAYVQDAFAEGLLKTLIEIGPKALETPKDYDIRASLMWTATLALNGLIGVGVPQDWSTHMLGHEITVLYGLDHAQTLAIVLPSMLLEKLPQKQAKLAQYAERVWGIEVGNEQEKSIKAIELTREFFESMNVGTHFSDYQLSTDVIEPLIKSLEAHNMVKLGEHRDITLDVSRRVYTAAL, from the coding sequence ATGAATAATTTTGAGTTCTATAACCCGACACGTATTGTTTTTGGTGATGGTAAAATTAGTGAGCTTGACCGATTGATCCCTGAAAATGCGAAAGTACTTATCTTATTTGGCGGTGAAAGCGCACGTAAAACCGGCACGCTAGATGAAGTCGAACAAGCTTTAGGTTCACGACAATTTTCACTTTTTGGCGGAATAGAAGCCAATCCACGTTATGAAACACTGATCAAAGCAGTTGATAAAATAGAAAAAGAAGGCTTCGATTTTTTACTGGCTGTTGGTGGTGGCTCCGTTATTGATGGCGTTAAATTTGTTGCCGCTGCTGTTAATTACCCTGGTGACAAATGGGAAGTTGTTACCAAGGGCGGCACAACAATTCAAACTGCATTACCTTTTGGGGCTGTGTTAACCTTACCCGCAACAGGTTCAGAAATGAACAAGGGCTCAGTCATTACACGCGAAGAAATACACTCTAAACTTGCATTTATGAGTGACAAAGTGTTCCCTCAGTTTTCGATTCTTGACCCAGTTAAAACTTATACTCTCCCACCTCGTCAGATCAGCAATGGTGTCGTTGATGCTTTCGTTCATGTTATTGAACAATACTTAACTTACCCAGTTAATGCTTATGTTCAAGATGCTTTTGCAGAAGGCTTATTAAAAACTCTTATTGAAATTGGCCCTAAAGCACTTGAAACACCTAAAGATTATGACATTCGCGCAAGTTTAATGTGGACCGCAACGTTAGCGCTAAATGGCTTAATTGGCGTAGGTGTTCCACAAGATTGGTCTACCCACATGCTAGGCCATGAAATTACTGTACTTTATGGTTTAGATCACGCACAAACATTAGCAATAGTACTGCCATCAATGTTGCTTGAGAAACTACCGCAAAAACAAGCAAAATTGGCGCAATATGCGGAACGAGTATGGGGAATAGAAGTTGGCAATGAACAGGAAAAATCAATAAAAGCAATTGAGCTAACCCGTGAGTTTTTCGAAAGTATGAATGTAGGTACGCATTTCAGTGATTACCAGCTTTCAACTGATGTTATTGAACCTCTCATAAAAAGCCTTGAAGCCCATAATATGGTCAAGTTAGGTGAACATCGAGACATCACACTTGATGTAAGCCGCCGTGTCTATACTGCTGCTTTATAA
- the ydeE gene encoding efflux MFS transporter YdeE has product MSAKFSVSNSALLASSLLLTIGRGATLPFMAIYLTREYQMAIDTVGIAMSLAMVVGVLFSMVFGMLADRVDKKRCMLLAVTAFIGGFIAIPLSTNAILVIIFFSLINCSYSVFSTVLKAYFADTLTLSLKAKVFSLNYTFINIGWTIGPPIGTWLLMYSINLPFYLAAISAAFPIYFIQRFVQSIKPAQHLNGSKRPWNPVVMLRDRVLAWFILSTFLGSLVFGTFTTWISQYVITVANSDFAQVVIGVILPVNAVVVVTLQYAVGKRITPDNLKKLMTLGSLFFLLGLATFMFAAENLYIWAFGAFLFTLGELIYAPGEYMLIDSIAPEGMKASYFSAQSLGLLGGAFNPMMTGVILTELPAYYIFIILMMITFLAWLSMLNGMRLRQNQLVVQE; this is encoded by the coding sequence ATGTCAGCGAAATTTAGTGTATCTAACAGTGCGTTACTTGCATCGTCATTACTCTTGACCATTGGTCGTGGAGCAACACTGCCTTTCATGGCCATTTATCTCACTCGAGAGTACCAAATGGCAATTGATACTGTTGGTATTGCAATGTCATTGGCGATGGTTGTTGGGGTGCTATTTAGCATGGTTTTTGGCATGCTCGCTGATAGAGTAGATAAAAAAAGGTGTATGTTGCTTGCTGTGACAGCCTTTATTGGTGGCTTTATTGCCATTCCTCTTTCCACTAATGCCATCTTAGTAATTATATTTTTCTCTTTGATCAATTGCTCTTATTCAGTTTTCTCTACCGTGCTAAAAGCTTACTTTGCAGATACTCTTACCTTATCGTTAAAAGCAAAAGTGTTTTCCTTAAATTACACTTTTATCAATATAGGGTGGACAATTGGGCCGCCTATTGGTACTTGGCTGTTAATGTATAGTATTAATCTGCCATTTTATTTGGCTGCTATTTCTGCTGCTTTTCCAATATACTTTATCCAAAGGTTTGTACAAAGTATAAAACCTGCACAACATCTGAATGGTAGCAAGCGCCCTTGGAACCCAGTTGTAATGCTACGAGACCGAGTGCTGGCTTGGTTTATTTTATCGACATTCTTAGGGTCATTGGTTTTTGGTACCTTTACAACCTGGATTTCTCAATATGTTATTACTGTAGCAAACAGTGATTTTGCACAAGTCGTCATCGGCGTGATACTCCCAGTAAACGCTGTTGTAGTTGTAACGTTGCAATACGCAGTTGGCAAACGGATCACTCCAGATAATTTGAAAAAGCTAATGACATTGGGTAGCTTATTTTTCTTACTCGGTTTAGCCACCTTTATGTTTGCCGCTGAAAACCTCTATATATGGGCATTTGGTGCTTTTCTTTTTACGCTTGGAGAGCTTATTTATGCTCCTGGTGAATATATGTTGATTGATAGCATTGCACCAGAAGGCATGAAAGCGAGTTATTTTTCAGCTCAATCTTTAGGTTTATTAGGGGGGGCTTTTAACCCAATGATGACTGGCGTGATTTTAACTGAATTACCTGCTTATTATATATTTATCATTTTGATGATGATTACGTTTTTAGCTTGGTTATCCATGTTAAATGGGATGAGATTACGTCAAAATCAGTTAGTTGTGCAGGAGTAA
- a CDS encoding MFS transporter, with protein MTSYRFLLFVLAMAVYLVGATEFMLSAIMHLLANVFNVQTSQISWLISVYALSYALAAPIIGFFSDKMDKRKMLLVAMLFISIDSIAITFAPSLLIALVLRVFGGVASAALVPITFALISDVIDENKQAIAMGYVMLGMTLGIITGPIIAGGMAQYFSWKMPFIFMAIGGFLVLFISMKVLPSSKSSIVKQGSFNIYKQKALCQFIIAKGIWNGITVCVFLLAGEILRSRYQLNSATLGSLMGLFGVGLILGNSAVSRVVSYTVSELSLVLAILAFLFITIILFISGWLTLIGDCFSLFGFGVWLGLISPISTSLLARLNVNNKGLVLSISESFNNLVLLLAIPLFSWLISSGRVLTSAILIGLLFSIAMLFIKRQKQQ; from the coding sequence ATGACTTCATATCGTTTTTTACTTTTTGTACTCGCAATGGCAGTATATCTTGTTGGTGCAACTGAATTTATGCTCTCAGCAATCATGCATCTATTAGCGAATGTGTTTAATGTACAAACGTCACAAATATCATGGCTAATATCGGTTTATGCATTATCGTATGCATTGGCAGCACCTATTATCGGATTTTTTTCGGATAAAATGGACAAGCGAAAAATGTTACTCGTAGCAATGTTATTTATTTCAATTGATAGCATAGCAATAACATTTGCGCCTAGCTTATTGATAGCACTTGTTTTGCGAGTGTTTGGTGGGGTTGCTTCCGCAGCTTTAGTTCCGATTACGTTTGCGCTTATTTCAGATGTAATAGATGAAAATAAACAGGCGATTGCAATGGGCTATGTCATGCTAGGAATGACACTGGGTATCATCACGGGGCCTATTATAGCAGGGGGAATGGCACAGTATTTTTCATGGAAAATGCCATTTATCTTTATGGCGATAGGCGGCTTTTTGGTGTTATTTATATCAATGAAGGTTTTACCATCTTCTAAGTCATCAATAGTAAAACAAGGTTCATTTAATATTTATAAGCAAAAAGCGCTGTGCCAATTTATTATTGCTAAAGGGATTTGGAATGGTATTACCGTCTGTGTATTTTTATTAGCAGGTGAAATTTTACGAAGTAGGTATCAACTTAATAGCGCAACTCTCGGCAGTTTGATGGGGCTTTTCGGCGTAGGATTAATATTAGGTAATAGTGCTGTTTCGAGAGTTGTTTCATATACGGTTTCTGAGTTATCACTGGTATTAGCTATACTCGCGTTTTTGTTTATTACTATCATTTTGTTTATTAGCGGTTGGTTAACATTAATAGGTGATTGTTTTAGTTTATTTGGATTTGGCGTGTGGTTAGGTCTAATTTCACCTATCAGTACTTCATTGCTTGCCAGATTAAATGTTAACAATAAGGGGTTGGTACTATCAATCTCAGAAAGTTTTAATAATTTAGTACTGTTATTGGCAATCCCACTTTTTTCTTGGTTGATCTCTAGTGGACGAGTTTTAACCTCCGCAATATTGATTGGCCTATTATTTAGCATTGCGATGCTGTTTATAAAAAGACAAAAGCAGCAATAA
- a CDS encoding MFS transporter, which produces MSITTRLKIVSFLQFFIWGSWLVTFASYLFNTLHFKGGEIGLIFSTLGISALCSPIIIGFIADKINNRKLVYVSTHFLSAIFLIVMAHSDSITLLFIATLIHLMFYMPTISICNSIVFEMLGAQKLDSEIHFPKIRVYGTVGFIVAMWTISLLKLEMSYYQLYVGAAASVVLGLFSIFFITTNSIKITKSAKSNFNCHNIILLFRKGRVAVFLFFAMLLGSVLQITNTFGVPFLQDMALAPEAKGSIFSEYPTIFLSISQFSEIIFILLLPILLKRFKIETILFLSMIAWILRLGLFAYGDFTAIGTLALFLSMIVYGCAFDFFNIAGALFLEKEIAPEFRSTAQGVFTTLVNGFGTFLGAILCGWVIELNTINGVVDWKTFWIIFTGYTAGFTLLYLIYMLIAKNRRAQAAS; this is translated from the coding sequence ATGAGTATTACAACTCGATTAAAAATAGTTTCTTTCTTACAATTCTTTATCTGGGGCTCATGGCTAGTCACTTTTGCCTCATATCTTTTTAATACCCTCCACTTCAAAGGAGGGGAAATTGGATTAATATTCAGTACGTTAGGAATATCCGCATTATGTTCTCCCATTATCATCGGGTTTATTGCAGATAAGATTAACAATAGAAAGTTAGTTTATGTTTCTACACATTTCCTTTCTGCGATTTTTTTAATCGTCATGGCTCATAGTGATTCAATCACTCTTTTATTTATTGCTACATTAATTCACTTAATGTTTTACATGCCCACCATTTCAATCTGTAATAGTATTGTATTTGAGATGTTAGGTGCACAGAAATTAGATTCCGAGATTCATTTCCCTAAAATTAGGGTTTATGGAACGGTGGGTTTTATTGTCGCAATGTGGACAATTAGTTTATTAAAACTAGAAATGAGTTATTACCAGTTATACGTAGGGGCAGCCGCCTCCGTTGTTCTGGGGCTATTTTCTATATTCTTCATTACTACAAATAGTATAAAAATTACAAAATCTGCGAAATCCAACTTTAACTGCCATAATATTATTCTACTTTTTAGAAAAGGAAGAGTGGCTGTATTTTTGTTCTTTGCAATGTTATTAGGTTCTGTATTACAAATAACCAATACTTTTGGCGTTCCTTTCTTACAAGATATGGCATTAGCCCCAGAAGCCAAAGGCTCAATTTTTTCTGAATACCCCACTATCTTCTTATCTATCTCACAATTTTCTGAAATTATCTTTATCTTATTGCTACCTATTTTATTAAAAAGATTCAAAATCGAAACTATCTTATTTCTTAGTATGATTGCCTGGATTTTACGATTAGGTTTGTTTGCCTATGGTGATTTCACTGCAATAGGTACCCTGGCCCTATTTTTATCTATGATCGTGTATGGTTGTGCATTTGATTTCTTTAACATCGCTGGCGCATTATTTTTGGAAAAAGAAATTGCCCCAGAGTTTCGCTCTACAGCTCAGGGCGTTTTCACAACATTAGTTAATGGGTTTGGTACATTCTTGGGTGCGATCTTATGTGGTTGGGTTATTGAGCTTAATACTATTAATGGCGTTGTCGATTGGAAAACGTTCTGGATAATCTTTACAGGATATACAGCTGGTTTTACGCTTTTATATCTGATTTATATGTTAATCGCTAAAAATCGTAGAGCACAAGCTGCCAGCTAA
- a CDS encoding aminotransferase-like domain-containing protein, with product MLLYKQIAQMLQEKIKHGEFLNGEKLPSVRDIGRAHDVSITTAQLAYRELERLQLIYAVPKSGYFVIPEKTEALLPKVANYIQKPVQVAQWNPTMDFLRVAEREGVTSLSCAVPNIEDKSLEPLWQEMTMVTRRKQSLTLEYDSLQGLASLRDQIHLISDDRHLFTPDDIVTTTSGHQSLSIALQACTQGNDVVAVESPTFPGLLQTLYGLGRKIIEIPIDPETGINLERLEEAFECWNVKAVVVTPTCNNPMGCIMPDNNKQRLLEIVEKYQGTVIENDCLASLAYQYPRPSTIQSLDRNGRVILCSSFSKTVAPGTRTGWIIPGKYKEKVLHLKYLSHCSGEIFMQQVMANFLKEGHYFLHLRRMRQHYSELQCQYKELVETHFPVNTRISRPQGGFSLWVEHLPVDNRKLRDILHRNKVTVLTGEHFSTGDCFSNHLRVNYALPLIARRRNAIKILGEALKVTSV from the coding sequence GTGTTACTGTACAAACAAATTGCGCAAATGCTGCAAGAAAAAATTAAGCATGGAGAGTTTCTTAACGGTGAAAAGTTGCCATCAGTGAGGGATATTGGAAGAGCTCATGATGTCAGTATCACCACAGCGCAGCTTGCTTATCGCGAACTTGAAAGGTTACAGCTCATTTATGCAGTACCTAAATCAGGGTACTTTGTCATCCCCGAAAAAACGGAAGCTTTATTACCGAAAGTCGCGAATTATATTCAAAAACCCGTTCAGGTAGCACAATGGAATCCGACTATGGATTTCTTGCGTGTTGCAGAGCGAGAAGGTGTAACATCTTTATCTTGCGCTGTGCCAAATATTGAAGACAAAAGCTTAGAACCATTATGGCAAGAAATGACAATGGTAACGCGTAGAAAACAATCATTGACACTTGAATATGATAGTTTACAAGGGCTTGCATCACTTCGAGACCAAATTCATTTAATTTCGGATGATCGCCATCTTTTTACGCCGGATGATATTGTTACAACAACAAGTGGCCATCAATCGCTCTCTATTGCTTTGCAAGCTTGTACACAAGGAAATGATGTTGTCGCGGTAGAGTCACCCACTTTTCCAGGCCTATTACAGACGCTATATGGTTTAGGAAGAAAAATAATTGAAATTCCCATTGATCCTGAAACAGGTATAAATCTTGAAAGGCTTGAAGAGGCTTTTGAATGTTGGAATGTGAAAGCGGTGGTAGTGACTCCAACCTGCAATAATCCGATGGGTTGCATTATGCCAGATAATAATAAGCAACGTTTACTCGAAATTGTTGAAAAATATCAAGGAACGGTCATCGAAAATGATTGCTTAGCAAGCTTGGCATATCAGTATCCACGACCATCGACAATCCAATCATTGGATCGAAATGGGCGTGTAATTTTATGCAGTTCATTTTCCAAAACGGTTGCTCCAGGTACACGTACTGGATGGATAATTCCAGGGAAATATAAAGAAAAGGTTTTGCACTTAAAATACTTATCGCATTGCTCTGGTGAAATTTTCATGCAGCAAGTAATGGCTAATTTTTTAAAGGAAGGGCATTATTTTTTGCATTTACGCCGAATGCGTCAACATTATAGCGAACTTCAATGCCAATATAAGGAATTAGTGGAAACACACTTTCCAGTAAATACTCGAATATCTAGGCCACAAGGTGGTTTTTCTCTTTGGGTAGAGCATTTACCTGTGGACAACCGTAAATTACGAGATATTTTGCATCGCAATAAAGTGACAGTATTAACAGGGGAACATTTTTCTACAGGTGACTGTTTTTCTAACCATTTGAGGGTGAACTATGCGTTACCTTTAATTGCAAGAAGGCGAAATGCAATTAAAATTTTGGGAGAGGCATTAAAGGTCACAAGTGTATAA